One Micromonospora eburnea genomic region harbors:
- the argG gene encoding argininosuccinate synthase has translation MSKVLTSLPTGERVGIAFSGGLDTSVAVAWMRDKGAVPCAYTADIGQYDEPDIVSVPGRALSYGAEVARLVDCRAALVEEGLAALTCGAFHIRSGGRAYFNTTPLGRAVTGTLLVRAMISDDVQIWGDGSTFKGNDIERFYRYGLLANPQLRIYKPWLDTDFVTELGGRKEMSEWLLERGLPYRDSTEKAYSTDANIWGATHEAKTLEHLDTGIETVDPIMGVRFWDPTVEIPTEDVTIGFDQGRPVTINGKEFGSPVDLVLEANAIGGRHGLGMSDQIENRIIEAKSRGIYEAPGMALLHAAYERLVNAIHNEDTLANYHNEGRRLGRLMYEGRWLDPQALMLRESLQRWVGTAVTGEVTLRLRRGEDYSILDTTGPAFSYHPDKLSMERTEDSAFGPSDRIGQLTMRNLDIADSRAKLEQYATLGMVGGGAPQRMVGAAQAASTGLIGAMPQGGAEAIASRGVSSAEDEALDRAAMEFGVD, from the coding sequence GTGTCCAAGGTTCTCACCTCCCTGCCCACCGGCGAACGTGTCGGCATCGCCTTCTCCGGCGGCCTCGACACCTCGGTCGCGGTCGCGTGGATGCGCGACAAGGGCGCCGTTCCCTGCGCCTACACCGCCGACATCGGCCAGTACGACGAGCCCGACATCGTCTCGGTGCCCGGTCGCGCGCTCAGCTACGGCGCCGAGGTCGCCCGCCTGGTCGACTGCCGCGCCGCCCTCGTCGAGGAGGGCCTGGCGGCGTTGACCTGCGGGGCCTTCCACATCCGTTCGGGCGGGCGGGCGTACTTCAACACCACCCCCCTGGGCCGGGCCGTGACCGGGACGCTGCTGGTGCGGGCGATGATCTCCGACGACGTCCAGATCTGGGGCGACGGCTCGACCTTCAAGGGCAACGACATCGAGCGGTTCTACCGGTACGGCCTGCTGGCCAACCCGCAGCTGCGCATCTACAAGCCGTGGCTCGACACCGACTTCGTCACCGAACTGGGCGGGCGTAAGGAGATGTCGGAGTGGCTGCTCGAACGCGGCCTGCCGTACCGGGACAGCACCGAGAAGGCATACTCCACCGACGCCAACATCTGGGGTGCCACGCACGAGGCGAAGACCCTCGAACACCTCGACACCGGCATCGAGACGGTCGATCCGATCATGGGAGTCCGGTTCTGGGACCCGACGGTGGAGATCCCGACCGAGGATGTCACGATCGGCTTTGACCAGGGTCGTCCGGTGACGATCAACGGTAAGGAGTTCGGCAGCCCCGTCGATCTGGTGCTGGAGGCCAACGCCATCGGCGGCCGGCACGGCCTGGGCATGTCGGACCAGATCGAGAACCGGATCATCGAGGCCAAGAGCCGGGGCATCTACGAGGCGCCCGGCATGGCGCTGCTGCATGCCGCGTACGAACGGCTGGTCAACGCCATCCACAACGAGGACACCCTGGCGAACTACCACAACGAGGGTCGCCGCCTGGGCCGGCTGATGTACGAGGGGCGCTGGCTGGACCCGCAGGCGCTGATGCTGCGCGAGTCGTTGCAGCGCTGGGTCGGCACGGCGGTCACCGGCGAGGTGACGTTGCGCCTGCGCCGGGGCGAGGACTACTCGATCCTGGACACCACCGGCCCGGCGTTCAGCTATCACCCGGACAAGCTGTCGATGGAGCGTACCGAGGACTCGGCGTTCGGCCCGTCGGACCGGATCGGCCAGCTCACCATGCGCAACCTGGACATCGCCGACTCGCGGGCGAAGCTGGAGCAGTACGCCACCCTCGGGATGGTCGGCGGCGGGGCCCCTCAGCGGATGGTCGGCGCCGCGCAGGCAGCCTCGACCGGGCTGATCGGCGCGATGCCACAGGGCGGTGCGGAAGCCATCGCCTCCCGGGGTGTCTCCTCCGCCGAGGACGAGGCACTCGACCGTGCCGCGATGGAGTTCGGCGTCGACTGA
- a CDS encoding ABC transporter substrate-binding protein: MTVKGRWRLAVALGAAAALSLSACGLNEGSSSSSGGSGDNSVLRIGTTTDVSNFNPLQSLSKTDSWILNAMYPHLLRIDENAKKAPELAKEYRYEDDGKTAVFVLRDDFKWTDGKPVVAEDVKFSADMIMKYKLGNVAAKLTWVESIEAPDASTVKFKLSQPYAPFAEGVGFWMSIVPKHVFEKAGDLSKFPNDSNWVGAGPFVLDSMTKGQRYVMKRNENYPLAPGGKAAVSQVEYRVYPDVNTMMLALRNGDIDLMGTPVPVSAAKTFDGDSKIKLAKVGALGFAHLTYNMKNKYLADQAVRQALSMSVDTKGIISAVLQGDGQEMAGPISPIFSDYDNTELQPYPFDTAGAKAKLTAAGYKDANNDGFFDELKFGVACDQSNANMTRVVQLFRESAAKAGIKLENECVERNTFLSRTKNGEYDIDASQWGVFDNPMDQLRSTYLSTNPGGINYNLLESSEMDELINDAAGTTDPEAFKTKIKNIDKVVHEQAYLTPLYVENFRFAYNASKFTGFAPSPSDLLGMVTAYSLAQVTPVK, translated from the coding sequence ATGACAGTCAAGGGTCGGTGGCGGCTCGCTGTCGCGCTCGGCGCGGCGGCCGCCCTGAGCCTGTCCGCCTGCGGTCTGAACGAGGGCTCCTCCTCGTCCTCCGGCGGCTCGGGTGACAACTCGGTGCTGCGGATCGGCACCACCACCGACGTGAGCAACTTCAACCCGTTGCAGTCGCTGAGCAAGACCGACTCGTGGATCCTCAACGCGATGTATCCGCACCTGCTGCGGATCGACGAGAACGCCAAGAAGGCGCCGGAGTTGGCCAAGGAGTACCGCTACGAGGACGACGGCAAGACCGCCGTGTTCGTGCTGCGGGACGACTTCAAGTGGACCGACGGCAAGCCGGTGGTCGCTGAGGACGTCAAGTTCAGCGCCGACATGATCATGAAGTACAAGCTCGGCAACGTGGCCGCCAAGCTGACCTGGGTCGAGTCGATCGAGGCGCCGGACGCCAGCACGGTCAAGTTCAAGCTGTCCCAGCCGTACGCACCGTTCGCCGAGGGCGTCGGCTTCTGGATGTCGATCGTGCCGAAGCACGTCTTCGAAAAGGCCGGGGATCTCTCCAAGTTCCCCAACGACTCGAACTGGGTCGGCGCCGGGCCGTTCGTGCTGGACAGCATGACCAAGGGCCAGCGCTACGTGATGAAGCGCAACGAGAACTACCCGCTGGCCCCGGGCGGCAAGGCCGCGGTCAGCCAGGTCGAGTACCGGGTGTACCCGGACGTCAACACGATGATGCTGGCACTGCGCAATGGCGACATCGACCTGATGGGCACCCCGGTCCCGGTGTCGGCGGCGAAGACCTTCGACGGTGACTCGAAGATCAAGCTGGCGAAGGTCGGCGCGCTCGGCTTCGCCCACCTGACCTACAACATGAAGAACAAGTACCTCGCCGACCAGGCGGTCCGGCAGGCGCTGTCGATGTCGGTGGACACCAAGGGGATCATCTCCGCGGTGCTCCAGGGCGACGGCCAGGAGATGGCCGGGCCGATCTCGCCGATCTTCTCGGACTACGACAACACCGAGCTCCAGCCCTACCCGTTCGACACGGCCGGGGCGAAGGCCAAGCTGACCGCGGCCGGCTACAAGGACGCGAACAACGACGGCTTCTTCGACGAGCTGAAGTTCGGCGTGGCGTGCGACCAGTCCAACGCCAACATGACCCGGGTGGTGCAGCTCTTCCGCGAGAGCGCGGCCAAGGCCGGCATCAAGCTGGAGAACGAGTGCGTCGAGCGGAACACCTTCCTCTCCCGCACCAAGAACGGCGAGTACGACATCGACGCCTCGCAGTGGGGCGTCTTCGACAACCCGATGGACCAGCTGCGCAGCACCTACCTGTCCACCAACCCGGGTGGCATCAACTACAACCTGCTGGAGTCGTCCGAGATGGACGAGCTCATCAACGACGCGGCCGGCACCACCGACCCCGAGGCGTTCAAGACCAAGATCAAGAACATCGACAAGGTCGTCCACGAGCAGGCGTACCTGACCCCGCTGTACGTGGAGAACTTCCGGTTCGCCTACAACGCCAGCAAGTTCACCGGCTTCGCCCCGTCGCCGTCGGACCTGCTCGGCATGGTCACCGCGTACTCGCTGGCACAGGTCACCCCGGTCAAGTAA
- a CDS encoding dipeptidase produces MQEPAPRYAGYRSFDYLTPHVDYKVFDLAPEIGRVPEHDLGLSDEQRARVARLLREHMAISLHEHPKILPADVSQLRDYNRTGRNAFGFEGMARSGMTAVFDNFMNGTGCVTSEHAWKWDDVIYDIGLRFADIAKQDHVVVATTLDQIFEAKRNGQIALVAGLEAATMIENELDRIDILYGFGVRQMGIAYSQANMLGSGLSEDRDGGLTHFGRRAVDRMNKLGIAIDISHSGDQTSLDVIEASRVPVFITHAGARSVWNTPRMKPDEVIRACAERGGVIGIEAAPHTTLSADHPHHSIESVMDHFTYCVELVGIDHVAFGPDTNFGDHVGLHDSFTQHLAIGKAHGVVDHPRVPYVSGMENPAECFSNIVGWLVTHGYSDDEIAKVIGGNIIRVLQEVW; encoded by the coding sequence GTGCAGGAACCTGCCCCCCGTTATGCCGGATACCGGTCCTTCGACTACTTGACCCCGCACGTCGACTACAAGGTCTTCGACCTGGCGCCGGAGATCGGCCGGGTGCCCGAACACGACCTTGGCCTCAGCGACGAGCAGCGTGCCCGAGTGGCCCGGCTGCTCCGTGAGCACATGGCCATCTCGCTGCACGAGCACCCGAAGATCCTGCCGGCCGACGTGAGCCAGCTGCGGGACTACAACCGCACCGGCCGGAACGCCTTCGGCTTCGAAGGCATGGCCCGCTCCGGGATGACCGCGGTCTTCGACAACTTCATGAACGGCACCGGCTGCGTGACCAGCGAGCACGCCTGGAAGTGGGACGACGTCATCTACGACATCGGCCTGCGCTTCGCCGACATCGCCAAGCAGGACCACGTGGTGGTGGCGACCACCTTGGACCAGATCTTCGAGGCCAAGCGCAACGGCCAGATCGCCCTGGTGGCGGGTCTGGAAGCGGCCACGATGATCGAGAACGAGCTGGACCGGATCGACATCCTCTACGGCTTCGGCGTACGCCAGATGGGCATCGCGTACAGCCAGGCCAACATGCTCGGCTCCGGGCTCTCCGAGGACCGCGACGGCGGTCTGACCCACTTCGGGCGGCGCGCGGTGGATCGGATGAACAAGCTCGGCATCGCCATTGACATCTCGCACTCCGGCGATCAGACCTCGCTGGACGTGATCGAGGCGAGTCGGGTGCCGGTGTTCATCACCCACGCCGGTGCCCGCTCGGTCTGGAACACCCCTCGGATGAAGCCGGACGAGGTGATCCGGGCCTGCGCCGAGCGGGGTGGCGTGATCGGTATCGAGGCCGCTCCGCACACCACGCTCTCGGCGGACCACCCGCACCACTCGATCGAGTCGGTGATGGACCACTTCACCTACTGCGTGGAGCTGGTCGGCATCGACCACGTGGCGTTCGGCCCGGACACCAACTTCGGTGACCACGTCGGGCTGCACGACAGCTTCACCCAGCACCTGGCGATCGGCAAGGCCCACGGCGTGGTGGACCACCCCCGGGTCCCGTACGTGAGCGGCATGGAGAACCCGGCGGAGTGCTTCAGCAACATCGTCGGCTGGCTCGTCACGCACGGTTACTCCGACGACGAGATCGCCAAGGTTATCGGCGGCAACATCATCCGGGTTCTTCAGGAGGTTTGGTGA
- a CDS encoding ABC transporter permease, translated as MARFVLSRALKAVLTVWIAITSTFFLLRLLPGDPTTLMVEGDMTPEMQAALLKTYGLDRPLWEQYVSYLRELVQGNLGISFRQIQPVTDIIVDRLPWTLLLAGTAFVITIAVGIPIGVSAAVHRGKWLDRALQALGIGGHALFVPSVAMLLLVFLGAQLGWFPIGGAIDPDTRGAAAYLSLAHHLVLPVLSLVLVQLGPYALTLRTNMIEVLGEDYIRAAQARGLSARRRVWKHGLRNAILPALTLMGLQLGTLVGGAVLTETVFAYPGVGRLIYEAVGQQDYPVLQGAFIMLAVTVVVANALTDMLYAVLNPRIRL; from the coding sequence GTGGCGCGTTTCGTGCTCAGCCGGGCACTGAAGGCCGTCCTGACCGTGTGGATCGCGATCACTTCGACGTTCTTCCTGCTCCGGCTGTTGCCGGGGGACCCCACGACCCTGATGGTCGAGGGGGACATGACGCCGGAGATGCAGGCGGCACTGCTCAAGACGTACGGCCTGGACCGGCCGTTGTGGGAGCAGTACGTCTCGTACCTGCGGGAGCTGGTCCAGGGCAACCTGGGCATCTCGTTCCGGCAGATCCAACCGGTCACCGACATCATCGTCGACCGGCTGCCCTGGACGCTGCTGCTGGCCGGCACCGCGTTCGTCATCACCATCGCCGTCGGCATCCCGATCGGCGTCTCCGCCGCCGTGCATCGGGGCAAGTGGCTGGACCGTGCCCTCCAGGCGCTCGGTATCGGCGGGCACGCGCTCTTCGTGCCCAGCGTCGCCATGCTGCTGCTGGTCTTCCTCGGCGCCCAGCTCGGCTGGTTCCCGATCGGCGGGGCGATCGACCCGGACACCCGGGGCGCGGCGGCCTACCTGAGCCTGGCTCACCACCTGGTGCTGCCGGTGCTGTCCCTGGTGCTGGTGCAGCTCGGCCCGTACGCGCTCACCCTGCGCACCAACATGATCGAGGTGCTCGGCGAGGACTACATCCGGGCCGCCCAGGCCCGGGGCCTGTCGGCCCGCCGCCGGGTCTGGAAGCACGGCCTGCGCAACGCGATCCTGCCGGCGCTGACCCTGATGGGACTGCAACTGGGCACCCTGGTCGGCGGCGCGGTGCTCACCGAGACCGTGTTCGCCTACCCCGGCGTCGGCCGGCTGATCTACGAGGCGGTCGGGCAGCAGGACTACCCGGTGCTCCAGGGCGCATTCATCATGCTCGCTGTCACCGTGGTCGTCGCCAACGCGCTGACCGACATGCTCTACGCGGTCCTCAACCCGAGGATCCGGCTGTGA